TCCTGGCCTCGAAGGAGGGCGGCGAGGTCTGGGCCAAGCTCCCCGGCTACCTGTCGCCGAACAAGAACGTCTCGCCCGACAACTACCCCGACGAGCTGACCCGCCAGCTCGGCCAGACGATCATCTCGGCCGGCGAGTCGGTCCGCTACGACATGTCCGACCTGGCCCCGAGCGCCTTCGGCGGCACCGACGGCAAGGGCGAGTGGAAGGTCCTGCAGGACTTCGTGCGCAAGCCCACCGACGTCAAGGGCGCCCAGGAGGCGCTCGAAGCCGAGGCCAAGAAGGCCTGGAAGTAAAGAGGTAAGGCCGTGACCGAACGGTTGGACGGCCCGGAGGCCCCGCCCGCGACCATCGCGGGCGGCGCCGCCACCGGACCGGCTGAAACCCCCCGTACGAAACGACGCCTCGGCCCATCGCCGGCGGTCGCGATCGCCTTCCTCCTCCCCGCGGCGCTGCTGCTGGGGATCTGGGTGGTCTACCCGATCGTCTACTCGATCATCCGCAGCCTGTTCGACGCCAGAGGCACCGGCTTCGTGGGCCTGGGCAACTACGCCACGATCTTCACCGACTCGGGCATGCTGACGACGATCCGCAACAACCTCATCTGGGTGGTCGTCGCGCCGATCGTCGTCACCACGCTGGGCCTGATCTTCGCGGTGCTGACCGAGCGCATCAAGTGGGCGACGGCGTTCAAGCTGATCGTGTTCATGCCGATGGCGGTCTCGCTCATGGCCGCGGGCGTGATCTTCCGCCTGGTGTACGAGCAGAGCCCCGACAAGGGCCTGGCCAACGCGATCCTGACGACCGTGCACGACACGTTCAGCTCGGCGCAGGGCTACCCCGAGGCCCGGCCGCGCGAGGGCGACCAGTCGCCCGTCGCGGCGCAGGACGGCGGCGTCGTCACCAAGCAGCCCGTCCAGACCGGTCAGCCGGTGCTGATCCCGATCGTCGGCGTCAAGCCGGCCGTCATGCCGGCGAACGCGCAGACCGCCAGGCCCCCGGCGGCCGGGAACGCGCTGTCCGGCACCGTGTGGTTCGACTTCACGGCGGGCGGCGGCGGCAAGAGCGGCCAGGTGGACGGCACCGAGAAGGGCCTGCCCGGCATGACCGTGGAGGCCGTGCGCGGCAACGAGGTGGTCGGCACCGCCACCACCGCCGAGGACGGCTCGTTCCGGTTCGAGGGCCTGCCCGCGGGCTCCTACACGGTGCGCCTGCCGAAGGCCAACTTCGAGGCCGCCTACGGCGGGCTGTCCT
The Actinomadura luzonensis genome window above contains:
- a CDS encoding ABC transporter permease subunit, encoding MTERLDGPEAPPATIAGGAATGPAETPRTKRRLGPSPAVAIAFLLPAALLLGIWVVYPIVYSIIRSLFDARGTGFVGLGNYATIFTDSGMLTTIRNNLIWVVVAPIVVTTLGLIFAVLTERIKWATAFKLIVFMPMAVSLMAAGVIFRLVYEQSPDKGLANAILTTVHDTFSSAQGYPEARPREGDQSPVAAQDGGVVTKQPVQTGQPVLIPIVGVKPAVMPANAQTARPPAAGNALSGTVWFDFTAGGGGKSGQVDGTEKGLPGMTVEAVRGNEVVGTATTAEDGSFRFEGLPAGSYTVRLPKANFEAAYGGLSWLGPTLITPAIIGAFVWVWAGFAMVLLAAGLAAIPRDALEAARIDGATEWQVFRKITVPLLSPVLLVVFVTMIINTLKVFDLVFIIAPASVQPQANVVALEMWRVSFGGGNNQGLGSALAIFLLVLVLPFMIMNIRRFKRENS